A single Kribbella aluminosa DNA region contains:
- a CDS encoding glycoside hydrolase family 172 protein: MFSTLGVPVSIPGVRSRSINAENPTGARGAAARTASALGAGRKGSPAVRLAAGETVTLAEIEGPGTIRHIWLTVADSTESGPFVLRDLVLRAYWDGAGDPSIEVPLGDFFCNGFATRALVTSVPIVVAPTGGMNCYLPMPFREGARITVESQHAGDVPAVFYQIDYTVGDAHSAETPYLHAQWRHSDGTAPLGTDHVVLDGVAGRGTYVGTYIALTSLHRYWWGEGEVKFFLDEDEEFPTLCSTGLEDYAGGAWAFQDELRSTPDPEILTFSAPYCGYPFHSTRDRTKASPFATEALPMHGLYRWHLPDPIHFERRLKVTLQQIGAWDHGLFERQDDLATTAYWYQQQRNEPFPPLPPARHRWPR; this comes from the coding sequence TTGTTTTCCACCCTCGGTGTCCCAGTCTCGATACCCGGTGTCCGCAGCCGCTCGATCAACGCGGAGAATCCGACCGGCGCGCGCGGTGCGGCCGCCCGGACCGCGTCGGCGCTCGGCGCCGGGCGCAAAGGGTCGCCGGCCGTACGGCTCGCGGCCGGCGAGACCGTGACACTGGCCGAGATCGAAGGGCCGGGTACGATCCGGCACATCTGGCTGACCGTTGCCGACAGCACCGAGAGTGGGCCTTTCGTACTGCGTGACCTGGTCCTGCGGGCCTACTGGGACGGCGCCGGCGATCCGTCGATCGAGGTTCCGCTCGGGGACTTCTTCTGCAACGGGTTCGCGACCCGGGCACTCGTCACCTCGGTACCCATCGTGGTGGCTCCGACCGGTGGGATGAACTGCTACCTGCCGATGCCCTTCCGGGAGGGTGCACGGATCACCGTCGAGAGCCAGCACGCGGGCGACGTACCGGCGGTGTTCTACCAGATCGACTACACCGTCGGTGACGCCCACTCCGCGGAGACGCCGTACCTGCACGCCCAATGGCGGCATTCCGACGGTACGGCGCCACTCGGCACGGACCACGTCGTCCTCGACGGCGTGGCCGGCCGCGGTACGTACGTCGGCACGTACATCGCCCTCACCTCGCTGCACCGCTACTGGTGGGGCGAAGGGGAGGTGAAGTTCTTCCTCGACGAGGACGAGGAATTCCCCACGCTCTGCAGTACAGGCCTCGAGGACTACGCCGGCGGTGCCTGGGCTTTCCAGGACGAGCTCCGCTCCACACCCGATCCGGAGATCCTCACGTTCAGTGCGCCGTACTGCGGGTACCCGTTCCACTCGACGCGCGACCGGACCAAAGCCTCGCCGTTCGCCACAGAAGCCCTGCCGATGCACGGTCTGTACCGATGGCACCTGCCCGATCCGATCCACTTCGAACGCCGCCTGAAGGTCACGCTTCAACAGATCGGCGCCTGGGACCATGGCCTGTTCGAACGCCAGGACGACCTCGCCACCACCGCGTACTGGTACCAACAGCAGCGCAACGAACCGTTCCCACCCCTCCCCCCAGCCCGCCACCGCTGGCCACGCTAA
- a CDS encoding PhzF family phenazine biosynthesis protein, with amino-acid sequence MTRPFWQVDVFSPTPYLGNSVAVVLDGNELSTDRMQQVARWTNLSETTFVLPPTTTDADYRLRIFTPGGELPFAGHPTLGSAHAWLENGGTPRYADRVVQECAAGLVVVRHAQDRLSFAAPPTVRDGPLDEEYLDRIGTAFGITRDRILAHQWVDNGPGWAVVRLGSADEVLALEPDLSRIPDAMIGAIGPYPEGSRHAFELRTFAPGAGVPEDPICGSMNASVAQWLITTGTAPATYQVSQGTRLGRTGTVHITTDPSGTIWIGGTTATLIRGTITV; translated from the coding sequence ATGACGCGCCCGTTCTGGCAGGTCGACGTGTTCTCCCCGACGCCGTACCTCGGCAATTCGGTGGCCGTCGTACTCGACGGCAACGAACTGAGCACCGACCGGATGCAGCAGGTGGCACGCTGGACGAACCTGTCCGAGACCACCTTCGTCCTGCCGCCGACCACCACGGACGCGGACTACCGGTTGCGGATCTTCACACCCGGCGGCGAACTCCCGTTCGCCGGACATCCCACCCTCGGCTCGGCGCACGCCTGGCTGGAGAACGGCGGCACTCCGCGGTACGCCGATCGCGTCGTCCAGGAATGCGCAGCCGGCCTGGTCGTGGTGCGGCACGCCCAGGACAGGCTGTCGTTCGCCGCTCCCCCGACGGTCCGCGACGGGCCGCTCGACGAGGAGTACCTCGACCGGATCGGCACCGCGTTCGGCATCACCCGCGACCGGATCCTCGCCCACCAATGGGTCGACAACGGCCCCGGCTGGGCCGTCGTACGGCTTGGCAGCGCCGACGAAGTACTCGCGCTCGAACCCGACCTCTCGCGGATCCCCGACGCCATGATCGGTGCCATCGGCCCCTATCCCGAGGGATCCAGGCACGCGTTCGAACTCCGCACCTTCGCACCCGGCGCCGGCGTACCGGAGGACCCGATCTGCGGCAGCATGAACGCCTCGGTCGCCCAATGGCTCATCACCACCGGCACCGCACCCGCCACGTATCAGGTCTCGCAAGGCACACGCCTCGGCCGCACCGGCACCGTACACATCACCACCGACCCGAGCGGCACCATCTGGATCGGCGGCACCACGGCCACGCTGATCCGCGGCACGATCACGGTCTAG
- a CDS encoding amidohydrolase family protein, whose protein sequence is MKTLITGGGVISMDAAIGDIERGDVLIEDGVIVDVAARIDLPDTGTTGTTEVIDASDRVVMPGFVDNHRHTWQTAFRGVGADWTFADYAAVIHGMLKPQYRPEDVYIGNLFGRVEALNSGVTTMLDWFHAAQTPEHADAAIAGLRAAPGRSIFCYGAGYRTDQPVDTEVRRVRALLPDDAMALGLRGPDETTMANVRADLELADELGLRASVHVDGLDGHRPITALHEHGLLRATTTYVHANGLTDEEIRLIADSGGSVSISPDVELKMGFGQPETGRMLAAGLRPTLSADDVPAAAGDLFATMRTAYAAQRGLDGGLTSRDLLAFTTVNAADACGLPTGSLSPGKAADVILLRTDDPAVFPFNNPVGTIVTAAHPGLVDTVLVAGRVVKRAGQLLGVDLPALRTRLLESRDHVAVAAGFPVDGTWHR, encoded by the coding sequence ATGAAGACCCTCATCACCGGTGGCGGTGTGATCAGCATGGACGCCGCGATCGGCGACATCGAACGCGGCGACGTGCTGATCGAGGACGGCGTCATCGTCGACGTGGCCGCGCGGATCGACCTACCGGACACCGGGACGACAGGGACGACCGAGGTGATCGACGCGTCCGACCGGGTCGTGATGCCGGGGTTCGTCGACAACCACCGGCACACCTGGCAGACCGCGTTCCGCGGGGTCGGCGCGGACTGGACGTTCGCCGACTACGCCGCTGTGATCCACGGGATGCTCAAGCCGCAGTACCGGCCCGAAGACGTCTACATCGGCAACCTGTTCGGCCGGGTCGAGGCGCTGAACTCCGGTGTGACCACGATGCTCGACTGGTTCCACGCCGCGCAGACGCCCGAGCACGCCGACGCCGCGATCGCCGGACTGCGGGCCGCGCCCGGCCGCTCGATCTTCTGCTACGGCGCCGGCTACCGCACCGATCAGCCCGTCGACACCGAGGTACGCCGGGTGCGCGCGCTGCTCCCCGACGACGCGATGGCGCTCGGCCTGCGCGGACCCGACGAGACCACGATGGCGAACGTCCGCGCCGACCTCGAACTGGCGGACGAGCTCGGTCTGCGGGCAAGCGTGCACGTCGACGGCCTCGACGGGCACCGCCCGATCACCGCCCTGCACGAGCACGGCCTGCTCCGCGCGACCACGACGTACGTCCATGCCAACGGGCTGACCGACGAGGAGATCCGGCTGATCGCGGACTCGGGCGGCTCGGTCTCGATCAGCCCGGACGTCGAACTGAAGATGGGATTCGGGCAGCCCGAGACCGGGCGGATGCTCGCGGCCGGACTCCGGCCGACGCTGTCCGCGGACGACGTACCCGCGGCGGCCGGCGACCTGTTCGCCACGATGCGGACCGCGTACGCCGCCCAGCGCGGACTCGACGGCGGACTGACATCCCGCGACCTGCTCGCCTTCACCACCGTGAACGCCGCCGACGCGTGCGGTCTCCCGACCGGCAGCCTCTCCCCCGGCAAGGCCGCCGACGTGATCCTCCTGCGCACCGACGACCCGGCCGTCTTCCCGTTCAACAACCCGGTCGGCACGATCGTCACCGCCGCACATCCCGGGCTCGTCGACACCGTTCTCGTCGCCGGGCGCGTGGTGAAGCGTGCGGGCCAGCTCCTCGGCGTCGACCTGCCCGCTCTCAGGACCCGCCTGCTGGAGTCCCGCGACCACGTCGCCGTCGCGGCCGGCTTCCCCGTCGACGGAACCTGGCACCGATGA
- a CDS encoding trans-sulfuration enzyme family protein, translated as MTGNSTIAVHADREVHPSRAVARPIYQTAAFGAEDGERFAQVAVERRGHDFYTRYGNPNHAQVAAVVAELEHTETAMVTASGMAALTTAVLALVSAGDHVIGQKSTYGGTASVLMNLLPRLGVETTLVDQTDVHAFEKALTSRTRLILVESPSNPLLQVTDLPAVAELARAHGVLTLADNTFATPVNQQPVAFGIDLVWHSATKYLNGHSDVSAGVLAGPAELLDRIWDVGVLTGAVLGPIDAWLLLRGLRTLPLRMERHNANGQALAEALNEHPAVTRLHYPGLETHPQHLLAKSQLSGFGGVLAVELADGFEAADAFLGRLRYARRSASLGGVESLAVHPASMWRGMLSDEQIADSGVPLGLVRLAAGTEDTADLVADVLNAVEALDR; from the coding sequence ATGACCGGGAACAGCACGATCGCGGTCCATGCCGACCGCGAGGTCCATCCGAGCCGGGCGGTCGCGCGGCCGATCTACCAGACCGCGGCCTTCGGCGCGGAGGACGGCGAACGCTTCGCGCAGGTCGCCGTCGAGCGGCGGGGCCATGACTTCTACACCCGTTACGGCAACCCGAACCACGCACAGGTCGCCGCCGTGGTCGCGGAACTGGAGCACACCGAGACCGCGATGGTCACCGCGTCCGGGATGGCCGCGCTCACCACCGCGGTACTCGCACTGGTGTCGGCCGGCGACCACGTGATCGGGCAGAAGTCGACGTACGGCGGGACCGCGTCGGTACTGATGAACCTGCTGCCGCGCCTCGGCGTGGAGACGACGCTGGTCGACCAGACCGACGTCCACGCGTTCGAGAAGGCGCTGACGTCGCGGACCCGCCTGATCCTGGTCGAGTCGCCGAGCAATCCGCTCCTGCAGGTCACCGATCTGCCCGCCGTCGCGGAGCTGGCCCGGGCACACGGCGTACTGACGCTCGCCGACAACACGTTCGCGACCCCGGTCAACCAGCAGCCAGTTGCCTTTGGCATCGATCTCGTCTGGCACAGCGCGACGAAGTACCTGAACGGCCACTCTGACGTATCCGCCGGTGTGCTCGCGGGCCCGGCCGAACTCCTGGACCGGATCTGGGATGTCGGCGTGCTGACCGGCGCCGTCCTCGGACCGATCGACGCGTGGCTGCTGCTGCGCGGACTGCGGACTCTGCCGCTACGGATGGAACGGCACAACGCCAACGGCCAGGCACTCGCCGAGGCGCTGAACGAGCACCCAGCAGTCACCCGGCTGCACTATCCCGGCCTGGAAACGCATCCGCAGCACCTGCTCGCGAAGAGCCAGCTGAGCGGCTTCGGCGGCGTCCTCGCGGTCGAGCTCGCCGACGGGTTCGAGGCGGCGGACGCATTCCTTGGCCGGCTGCGCTACGCGCGCCGGTCGGCCAGCCTCGGCGGCGTGGAGTCGCTCGCCGTCCACCCGGCTTCCATGTGGCGCGGGATGCTCAGCGACGAGCAGATCGCGGATTCCGGCGTACCGCTCGGACTCGTCCGGCTGGCCGCCGGCACCGAGGACACGGCCGACCTGGTGGCCGACGTACTGAACGCAGTGGAGGCGCTCGACCGATGA
- a CDS encoding Lrp/AsnC family transcriptional regulator has product MDEVDRAILGVLETDGRISNADLAARVGLSPSPCLRRVQRLERAGVIRGYRALIDPAAIGRGLRVLAGIRLVRHARDDVAAFERAVVELPEVVYCHHVTGNFDYLLQVEVADLPAYEEFHAHQLAALPAVATVTSYVTMKTLG; this is encoded by the coding sequence GTGGACGAAGTCGATCGCGCGATCCTCGGCGTACTCGAGACGGACGGCCGGATCAGCAACGCCGACCTGGCAGCCCGGGTCGGGTTGTCGCCGTCGCCGTGCCTGCGCCGCGTGCAACGGCTCGAGCGGGCCGGGGTCATCCGCGGCTACCGGGCGCTCATCGATCCCGCCGCGATCGGACGTGGGCTCCGGGTGCTCGCCGGTATCCGGTTGGTCCGGCACGCGCGTGATGACGTCGCCGCGTTCGAACGTGCCGTCGTCGAGCTGCCCGAGGTCGTGTACTGCCATCACGTCACGGGCAACTTCGACTACCTGCTGCAGGTCGAGGTCGCCGATCTTCCGGCCTACGAGGAATTCCACGCCCACCAGCTCGCGGCTTTGCCCGCGGTGGCGACGGTCACGAGCTACGTCACGATGAAGACGCTGGGCTGA